One window of the Bradysia coprophila strain Holo2 chromosome X unlocalized genomic scaffold, BU_Bcop_v1 contig_26, whole genome shotgun sequence genome contains the following:
- the LOC119069211 gene encoding uncharacterized protein LOC119069211 isoform X1 produces the protein MNFTIPSEVNNDILYCQKALRHYIHVHQTLAASLHAKNLLDDPRLTELENEIQDIGREQKKTVDTLRLYMENFFVHLEKNNLSIDRTVANANVANQLHMNFQRCFEKVEPVNVKRRLSDSELIERYIYGNHTICGSTAVRAIKLNDSSKPEKLEVLISPNDVVYRNVTTPPPLKPQMSLLKPKSERLVPSSPKNSTDDQSPSTSSANLNSRRLNLLQVLNKTKAKNLNLESDDKVDKKAENAVPDTLPKLRESPTDDVVLVEPAPSETVIISHSPTSSSATSLSGDTFGGPELPEEEEEPTVLGKEPFLRLFGLYTHTYYDYLKMRRSERKRRNCTSTEKRDFHYGKIDILFERQSNKNKRVFLRSTPARRPAITKPKRKRLEISAPLKKQKTEPASNSSSSSSLCDEIKMCISCMSISDEKCVECEACNVYYHVSCHESGECSATHSQRIKNRFCPDCLRRQQKAREKSVAQQRDQSVKKILTQQQKLKSHREQLVDELGCLHDRLDDVHKEYQNFKSEHNDLKNVINSYLAPINALTGRSLQLKDLQM, from the exons atgaattttacaataCCATCGGAGGTGAATAACGACATACTCTACTGCCAGAAAGCCCTACGTCATTACATTCATGTTCATCAG ACTCTTGCTGCCAGCCTACATGCTAAAAACTTG CTTGATGATCCACGACTTACAGaattagaaaatgaaattcaggACATTGGACGAGAACAGAAGAAGACTGTTGACACACTACGCTTGTACATGGAGAACTTTTTCGTGCATCTGGAGAAAAACAATCTATCCATAGACCGTACGGTAGCCAATGCAAATGTGGCGAATCAACTACATATGAACTTTCAACGGTGTTTCGAGAAAGTGGAACCAGTCAACGTTAAACGACGACTCAGCGACAGCGAACTCATCGAACGGTATATTTATGGCAACCATACCATTTGCGGATCTACAGCAGTTCGGGCAATCAAATTGAACGATTCTAGCAAACCGGAAAAACTCGAGGTACTTATATCGCCCAACGATGTCGTTTATCGAAACGTAACGACTCCGCCACCGCTAAAACCACAAATGTCATTATTAAAGCCGAAATCTGAACGACTGGTACCGAGTTcaccgaaaaattcaacagATGACCAAAGTCCATCTACATCGTCAGCCAATTTGAATAGTCGCCGATTGAATTTGTTGCAAGTGCTGAACAAAACCAAAGCGAAAAACTTGAATCTTGAATCAGACGACAAAGTCGACAAGAAGGCGGAAAATGCAGTTCCAGATACGCTGCCCAAGTTGAGAGAATCGCCAACCGATGACGTAGTATTAGTAGAACCAGCTCCTTCCGAAACAGTCATTATTTCACATTCACCGACATCATCGTCGGCGACGTCGCTATCCGGTGATACATTCGGTGGACCCGAGTTAcccgaagaagaagaagagccAACCGTCCTTGGTAAGGAGCCGTTTCTACGCCTGTTTGGATTGTACACCCACACATACTACGATTACTTGAAAATGCGAAGGTCTGAACGAAAGCGAAGAAACTGTACGAGTACGGAGAAACGTGATTTCCATTACGGAAAAATTGATATTCTATTCGAGCGGCAATCGAATAAGAACAAGCGGGTCTTCCTGAGATCGACACCAGCACGTCGTCCAGCTATTACAAAGCCAAAACGAAAACGATTGGAAATCAGTGCACCATTGAAGAAGCAAAAAACCGAACCGGCCTCAAATTCGtcatcgtcgtcgtcgttATGTGACGAGATCAAAATGTGCATCTCATGCATGAGCATAT CTGatgaaaaatgtgtggaatGCGAGGCGTGCAATGTGTATTACCATGTCAGTTGTCACGAATCGGGCGAATGTTCAGCGACCCATTCTCAACGCATTAAGAATCGATTCTGTCCGGATTGCTTGCGACGTCAGCAGAAGGCTAGGGAGAAAAGTGTCGCTCAACAACGGG ATCAATCGGTGAAGAAAATTCttacacaacaacaaaaattgaaaagccaCCGCGAGCAGTTGGTCGACGAATTGGGTTGTTTGCATGATCGACTGGACGATGTACATAAAGAATACCAGAATTTCAAAAGTGAACATAACGACttgaaaaatgtgataaattCTTATTTAGCGCCAATAAACGCACTGACTGGACGATCTTTGCAACTGAAAGATTTACAGATGTAA
- the LOC119069286 gene encoding golgin subfamily A member 7: MNNSNRMSEPATPALQPSYMKIFVQRDYSDGTSVKFQTRFPSELEGRIERHIFESTINRLNEYFAEAEKGSCSTYCEGCLACITAYLVYMCSETHYEKCLRKISKYIASQNERIYNPKGLQLTDPTYRGLRVIEISILDRPMRT; this comes from the exons ATGAACAATAGCAACAGAATGTCAGAACCAGCAACGCCAGCATTACAGCCAagttatatgaaaattttcgtgcAAAGAGATTACAGTGATGGAACATCAGTTAAATTCCAGACCAGATTTCCATCGGAATTGGAAGGACGT ATTGAACGACACATTTTCGAATCAACAATAAATCGATTAAACGAATACTTTGCTGAGGCTGAAAAGGGGTCATGCAGTACATACTGCGAGGGTTGTTTGGCCTGCATTACCGCTTATTTGGTGTATATGTGTTCCGAAACACATTACGAAAAG TGTCTTCGTAAAATATCTAAATACATTGCTTCCCAAAATGAACGCATTTACAATCCTAAAGGACTTCAATTAACAGATCCAACATATCGAGGGCTTCGCGTCATAGAAATATCTATTTTAGACCGGCCAATGCGTACTTGA
- the LOC119069211 gene encoding uncharacterized protein LOC119069211 isoform X3, which translates to MNFTIPSEVNNDILYCQKALRHYIHVHQTLAASLHAKNLLDDPRLTELENEIQDIGREQKKTVDTLRLYMENFFVHLEKNNLSIDRTVANANVANQLHMNFQRCFEKVEPVNVKRRLSDSELIERYIYGNHTICGSTAVRAIKLNDSSKPEKLEVLISPNDVVYRNVTTPPPLKPQMSLLKPKSERLVPSSPKNSTDDQSPSTSSANLNSRRLNLLQVLNKTKAKNLNLESDDKVDKKAENAVPDTLPKLRESPTDDVVLVEPAPSETVIISHSPTSSSATSLSGDTFGGPELPEEEEEPTVLGKEPFLRLFGLYTHTYYDYLKMRRSERKRRNCTSTEKRDFHYGKIDILFERQSNKNKRVFLRSTPARRPAITKPKRKRLEISAPLKKQKTEPASNSSSSSSLCDEIKMCISCMSISDEKCVECEACNVYYHVSCHESGECSATHSQRIKNRFCPDCLRRQQKAREKSVAQQRGK; encoded by the exons atgaattttacaataCCATCGGAGGTGAATAACGACATACTCTACTGCCAGAAAGCCCTACGTCATTACATTCATGTTCATCAG ACTCTTGCTGCCAGCCTACATGCTAAAAACTTG CTTGATGATCCACGACTTACAGaattagaaaatgaaattcaggACATTGGACGAGAACAGAAGAAGACTGTTGACACACTACGCTTGTACATGGAGAACTTTTTCGTGCATCTGGAGAAAAACAATCTATCCATAGACCGTACGGTAGCCAATGCAAATGTGGCGAATCAACTACATATGAACTTTCAACGGTGTTTCGAGAAAGTGGAACCAGTCAACGTTAAACGACGACTCAGCGACAGCGAACTCATCGAACGGTATATTTATGGCAACCATACCATTTGCGGATCTACAGCAGTTCGGGCAATCAAATTGAACGATTCTAGCAAACCGGAAAAACTCGAGGTACTTATATCGCCCAACGATGTCGTTTATCGAAACGTAACGACTCCGCCACCGCTAAAACCACAAATGTCATTATTAAAGCCGAAATCTGAACGACTGGTACCGAGTTcaccgaaaaattcaacagATGACCAAAGTCCATCTACATCGTCAGCCAATTTGAATAGTCGCCGATTGAATTTGTTGCAAGTGCTGAACAAAACCAAAGCGAAAAACTTGAATCTTGAATCAGACGACAAAGTCGACAAGAAGGCGGAAAATGCAGTTCCAGATACGCTGCCCAAGTTGAGAGAATCGCCAACCGATGACGTAGTATTAGTAGAACCAGCTCCTTCCGAAACAGTCATTATTTCACATTCACCGACATCATCGTCGGCGACGTCGCTATCCGGTGATACATTCGGTGGACCCGAGTTAcccgaagaagaagaagagccAACCGTCCTTGGTAAGGAGCCGTTTCTACGCCTGTTTGGATTGTACACCCACACATACTACGATTACTTGAAAATGCGAAGGTCTGAACGAAAGCGAAGAAACTGTACGAGTACGGAGAAACGTGATTTCCATTACGGAAAAATTGATATTCTATTCGAGCGGCAATCGAATAAGAACAAGCGGGTCTTCCTGAGATCGACACCAGCACGTCGTCCAGCTATTACAAAGCCAAAACGAAAACGATTGGAAATCAGTGCACCATTGAAGAAGCAAAAAACCGAACCGGCCTCAAATTCGtcatcgtcgtcgtcgttATGTGACGAGATCAAAATGTGCATCTCATGCATGAGCATAT CTGatgaaaaatgtgtggaatGCGAGGCGTGCAATGTGTATTACCATGTCAGTTGTCACGAATCGGGCGAATGTTCAGCGACCCATTCTCAACGCATTAAGAATCGATTCTGTCCGGATTGCTTGCGACGTCAGCAGAAGGCTAGGGAGAAAAGTGTCGCTCAACAACGGGGTAAATAA
- the LOC119069211 gene encoding uncharacterized protein LOC119069211 isoform X2 encodes MNFTIPSEVNNDILYCQKALRHYIHVHQTLAASLHAKNLLDDPRLTELENEIQDIGREQKKTVDTLRLYMENFFVHLEKNNLSIDRTVANANVANQLHMNFQRCFEKVEPVNVKRRLSDSELIERYIYGNHTICGSTAVRAIKLNDSSKPEKLEPKSERLVPSSPKNSTDDQSPSTSSANLNSRRLNLLQVLNKTKAKNLNLESDDKVDKKAENAVPDTLPKLRESPTDDVVLVEPAPSETVIISHSPTSSSATSLSGDTFGGPELPEEEEEPTVLGKEPFLRLFGLYTHTYYDYLKMRRSERKRRNCTSTEKRDFHYGKIDILFERQSNKNKRVFLRSTPARRPAITKPKRKRLEISAPLKKQKTEPASNSSSSSSLCDEIKMCISCMSISDEKCVECEACNVYYHVSCHESGECSATHSQRIKNRFCPDCLRRQQKAREKSVAQQRDQSVKKILTQQQKLKSHREQLVDELGCLHDRLDDVHKEYQNFKSEHNDLKNVINSYLAPINALTGRSLQLKDLQM; translated from the exons atgaattttacaataCCATCGGAGGTGAATAACGACATACTCTACTGCCAGAAAGCCCTACGTCATTACATTCATGTTCATCAG ACTCTTGCTGCCAGCCTACATGCTAAAAACTTG CTTGATGATCCACGACTTACAGaattagaaaatgaaattcaggACATTGGACGAGAACAGAAGAAGACTGTTGACACACTACGCTTGTACATGGAGAACTTTTTCGTGCATCTGGAGAAAAACAATCTATCCATAGACCGTACGGTAGCCAATGCAAATGTGGCGAATCAACTACATATGAACTTTCAACGGTGTTTCGAGAAAGTGGAACCAGTCAACGTTAAACGACGACTCAGCGACAGCGAACTCATCGAACGGTATATTTATGGCAACCATACCATTTGCGGATCTACAGCAGTTCGGGCAATCAAATTGAACGATTCTAGCAAACCGGAAAAACTCGAG CCGAAATCTGAACGACTGGTACCGAGTTcaccgaaaaattcaacagATGACCAAAGTCCATCTACATCGTCAGCCAATTTGAATAGTCGCCGATTGAATTTGTTGCAAGTGCTGAACAAAACCAAAGCGAAAAACTTGAATCTTGAATCAGACGACAAAGTCGACAAGAAGGCGGAAAATGCAGTTCCAGATACGCTGCCCAAGTTGAGAGAATCGCCAACCGATGACGTAGTATTAGTAGAACCAGCTCCTTCCGAAACAGTCATTATTTCACATTCACCGACATCATCGTCGGCGACGTCGCTATCCGGTGATACATTCGGTGGACCCGAGTTAcccgaagaagaagaagagccAACCGTCCTTGGTAAGGAGCCGTTTCTACGCCTGTTTGGATTGTACACCCACACATACTACGATTACTTGAAAATGCGAAGGTCTGAACGAAAGCGAAGAAACTGTACGAGTACGGAGAAACGTGATTTCCATTACGGAAAAATTGATATTCTATTCGAGCGGCAATCGAATAAGAACAAGCGGGTCTTCCTGAGATCGACACCAGCACGTCGTCCAGCTATTACAAAGCCAAAACGAAAACGATTGGAAATCAGTGCACCATTGAAGAAGCAAAAAACCGAACCGGCCTCAAATTCGtcatcgtcgtcgtcgttATGTGACGAGATCAAAATGTGCATCTCATGCATGAGCATAT CTGatgaaaaatgtgtggaatGCGAGGCGTGCAATGTGTATTACCATGTCAGTTGTCACGAATCGGGCGAATGTTCAGCGACCCATTCTCAACGCATTAAGAATCGATTCTGTCCGGATTGCTTGCGACGTCAGCAGAAGGCTAGGGAGAAAAGTGTCGCTCAACAACGGG ATCAATCGGTGAAGAAAATTCttacacaacaacaaaaattgaaaagccaCCGCGAGCAGTTGGTCGACGAATTGGGTTGTTTGCATGATCGACTGGACGATGTACATAAAGAATACCAGAATTTCAAAAGTGAACATAACGACttgaaaaatgtgataaattCTTATTTAGCGCCAATAAACGCACTGACTGGACGATCTTTGCAACTGAAAGATTTACAGATGTAA
- the LOC119069211 gene encoding uncharacterized protein LOC119069211 isoform X4, producing MNFTIPSEVNNDILYCQKALRHYIHVHQTLAASLHAKNLLDDPRLTELENEIQDIGREQKKTVDTLRLYMENFFVHLEKNNLSIDRTVANANVANQLHMNFQRCFEKVEPVNVKRRLSDSELIERYIYGNHTICGSTAVRAIKLNDSSKPEKLEPKSERLVPSSPKNSTDDQSPSTSSANLNSRRLNLLQVLNKTKAKNLNLESDDKVDKKAENAVPDTLPKLRESPTDDVVLVEPAPSETVIISHSPTSSSATSLSGDTFGGPELPEEEEEPTVLGKEPFLRLFGLYTHTYYDYLKMRRSERKRRNCTSTEKRDFHYGKIDILFERQSNKNKRVFLRSTPARRPAITKPKRKRLEISAPLKKQKTEPASNSSSSSSLCDEIKMCISCMSISDEKCVECEACNVYYHVSCHESGECSATHSQRIKNRFCPDCLRRQQKAREKSVAQQRGK from the exons atgaattttacaataCCATCGGAGGTGAATAACGACATACTCTACTGCCAGAAAGCCCTACGTCATTACATTCATGTTCATCAG ACTCTTGCTGCCAGCCTACATGCTAAAAACTTG CTTGATGATCCACGACTTACAGaattagaaaatgaaattcaggACATTGGACGAGAACAGAAGAAGACTGTTGACACACTACGCTTGTACATGGAGAACTTTTTCGTGCATCTGGAGAAAAACAATCTATCCATAGACCGTACGGTAGCCAATGCAAATGTGGCGAATCAACTACATATGAACTTTCAACGGTGTTTCGAGAAAGTGGAACCAGTCAACGTTAAACGACGACTCAGCGACAGCGAACTCATCGAACGGTATATTTATGGCAACCATACCATTTGCGGATCTACAGCAGTTCGGGCAATCAAATTGAACGATTCTAGCAAACCGGAAAAACTCGAG CCGAAATCTGAACGACTGGTACCGAGTTcaccgaaaaattcaacagATGACCAAAGTCCATCTACATCGTCAGCCAATTTGAATAGTCGCCGATTGAATTTGTTGCAAGTGCTGAACAAAACCAAAGCGAAAAACTTGAATCTTGAATCAGACGACAAAGTCGACAAGAAGGCGGAAAATGCAGTTCCAGATACGCTGCCCAAGTTGAGAGAATCGCCAACCGATGACGTAGTATTAGTAGAACCAGCTCCTTCCGAAACAGTCATTATTTCACATTCACCGACATCATCGTCGGCGACGTCGCTATCCGGTGATACATTCGGTGGACCCGAGTTAcccgaagaagaagaagagccAACCGTCCTTGGTAAGGAGCCGTTTCTACGCCTGTTTGGATTGTACACCCACACATACTACGATTACTTGAAAATGCGAAGGTCTGAACGAAAGCGAAGAAACTGTACGAGTACGGAGAAACGTGATTTCCATTACGGAAAAATTGATATTCTATTCGAGCGGCAATCGAATAAGAACAAGCGGGTCTTCCTGAGATCGACACCAGCACGTCGTCCAGCTATTACAAAGCCAAAACGAAAACGATTGGAAATCAGTGCACCATTGAAGAAGCAAAAAACCGAACCGGCCTCAAATTCGtcatcgtcgtcgtcgttATGTGACGAGATCAAAATGTGCATCTCATGCATGAGCATAT CTGatgaaaaatgtgtggaatGCGAGGCGTGCAATGTGTATTACCATGTCAGTTGTCACGAATCGGGCGAATGTTCAGCGACCCATTCTCAACGCATTAAGAATCGATTCTGTCCGGATTGCTTGCGACGTCAGCAGAAGGCTAGGGAGAAAAGTGTCGCTCAACAACGGGGTAAATAA
- the LOC119069278 gene encoding soma ferritin-like gives MIATTSRKIAPLSNIFRTLSNKTRNVSNDIPSFRQNFKPRTEQQLNFQIGQELMASHAYLAMANFFGRTEIALQGSSSFFRAMSDEEREHAMSLIDYQNMRGGKVKMIGVEKPNEQFKDEFSSLSAAIEESLLIERGNAATLSELVRIAESDGDIATVDFICTKFLHEQMSALQNLGNILMRLKRFEQKGLGEYLIDQEFLKDYQKKG, from the exons ATGATCGCAACCACATCCAGAAAAATTGCACCGCTTTCAAATATCTTCAGAACTTTGTCCAACAAAACTCGAAATGTCTCAAATGATATCCCATCGTTCCGGCAAAACTTCAAACCACGCACCGAACAACAGTTGAATTTCCAAATTGGCCAAGAATTGATGGCGAGTCACGCATACCTCGCTATGGCTAATTTTTTCGGTCGAACTGAGATTGCGTTACAAGGATCATCGTCCTTTTTCCGTGCCATGTCTGACGAGGAACGCGAACATGCAATGTCACTTATCGATTACCAAAATATGCGTGGCGGTAAGGTGAAAATGATTGGTGTAGAGAAGCCGAACGAGCAGTTTAAAGATGAGTTTAGCAGCCTATCGGCAGCAATCGAGGAATCGTTGTTGATTGAAAGAGGGAATGCAGCGACATTGAGCGAATTGGTGCGTATTGCGGAAAGCGACGGTGATATCGCTACTGTGGATTTTATTTGTACCAAATTTTTACATGAGCAG ATGAGCGCTCTGCAAAATCTCGGTAATATCTTGATGCGACTGaaacgattcgaacaaaaaggACTGGGAGAATATTTGATTGATCAGGAATTCTTAAAagattatcaaaaaaaaggttga
- the LOC119069284 gene encoding soma ferritin-like, translating to MSSQLRQNYHVECEDAINKQINMELYASYTYLSMAYYFDRDDVALAGLHKWFKKASDEEREHAMKFMKYQNKRGGKVVLTDVKAPRNEWGTAQEAMQAALELETEVNESLLQIHRTATDKNDATLCDFLESEYLQEQVDSMKEISDFVTNLKRVGEGLGVYMFDRQLNEEDSH from the exons ATGAGTTCCCAACTAAGACAAAACTACCATGTAGAGTGTGAAGATGCAATTAACAAACAAATCAACATGGAATTGTATGCGAGTTACACCTATCTGTCGATG GCATACTATTTCGACCGGGATGACGTTGCTCTGGCCGGTTTGCATAAATGGTTTAAAAAAGCCTCGGACGAGGAACGAGAACATGCCATGAAGTTCATGAAATATCAGAATAAACGAGGCGGAAAAGTGGTCTTGACTGATGTCAAAGCTCCGAGGAACGAATGGGGAACGGCACAGGAGGCGATGCAGGCTGCACTGGAATTGGAGACTGAAGTGAATGAG AGTCTCCTTCAAATTCATCGTACAGCGACCGATAAGAATGATGCCACTTTGTGCGATTTCTTGGAAAGTGAGTATTTGCAGGAGCAGGTCGATTCGATGAAAGAGATTTCAGATTTTGTAACCAATTTGAAGCGGGTTGGCGAAGGTTTGGGCGTCTACATGTTCGATCGTCAATTAAACGAAGAGGATAGCCACTGA
- the LOC119069268 gene encoding phospholipase A(2)-like, whose translation MLFGEMALFGVCFLIQFLVALAINSEKEGYEGNTVDIAVEEQIDNEEQVGIFGPFTGHFFIGRVINTKWCGPGHVARSIYDLGGNSEVDTCCRQHDLCIHSISPGETKYGLTNNRLFTSVHCDCDEAFRFCLEAIGSTTSRAVVIAYSATFPQCFELQYSVYCTANNGKRCFHYVTGRVNKADDDEKEHYQWLDSPFNLDEEPQYVPGTITFTAIPPIVTSSPSPTTVISESTGSKLDSRLAQSTNHI comes from the exons ATGCTTTTTGGCGAAATGGCTCTATTCGGTGTTTGTTTCTTGATACAGTTCTTAGTGGCGTTGGCgataaattctgaaaaagaaGGGTACGAAGGAAACACGGTTGACATAGCAGTCGAAGAACAAATTGACAACGAAGAGCAAGTCGGTATTTTTGGACCTTTCACTGGACACTTTTTCATAG GAAGAGTGATCAATACCAAATGGTGTGGACCAGGCCACGTAGCTAGGTCAATATATGACTTAGGTGGCAATTCAGAAGTGGACACCTGTTGCAGGCAGCATGATTTATGCATACACAGCATATCACCTGGAGAAACCAAATATGGATTGACAAACAATCGGCTTTTCACTTCCGTCCATTGCGACTGCGATGAAGCTTTCCGGTTTTGCTTGGAAGCTATCGGTTCCACAACGTCTCGTGCAGTTGTTATTGCTTACTCGGCCACATTCCCGCAATGCTTTGAGTTACAATATTCAGTTTATTGCACTGCAAATAATGGCAAGCGATGTTTCCATTATGTTACGGGAAGGGTAAATAAAGCTGACGATGACGAAAAAGAACACTATCAATGGCTTGATAGCCCATTTAACTTAGATGAAGAACCTCAATACGTACCAGGTACAATTACTTTTACAGCGATCCCACCTATAGTAACTTCATCACCATCACCAACAACAGTAATCAGCGAGAGTACTGGTAGCAAATTGGATAGTCGATTAGCTCAAAGCACTAATCacatttga
- the LOC119069218 gene encoding ribosome biogenesis protein NOP53, whose translation MSLVQSKKRKRVSKKNKTSWRKHIDIEDVNDFLETSRLEERIGQVSDKPNDELFVEDKTPKKQKLTARAQRKLTGSKPPRSFLGLENTSQVQDPIVKRNRVRTKEERKHFIAKSIAAVKASKGIIPKRKIQAETDRLNSYNKLNEREQSRKDKKQAIIDKDIWTVGDVIEQHTEYHTQWIDKNVVEHNLANTGTAIKSIPKSAFHKRSKLRNVAIPHPGTSYNPSKKDHEDLLQNVIELEKKIIRKEDHLERVTTSMFDKMTAEQRDAARRKEMSAGVKELEDTDDSDVENDDISDPDTYTAINPPVVVKPKDKKKVRKAREQKLIQQKLLKAKLEKKKVTDIHRLRYLKEDIKDMEESLKIARKSKIVRREEQKFEPRRLAKVVFQEQDIDFSMPEAICGNLRNVKAEGSLLKDRFKSMQQRNILAPSVDVGLRRRREVKRFVRKSHKEEEEQPNSKKKQQAVGKMHFVGK comes from the exons ATGTCATTGGTTCAATCGAAGAAACGCAAGCGGGTGTCCAAAAAGAATAAAACTTCGTGGCGTAAACATATCGACATCGAAGATGTAAACGATTTCTTGGAAACATCACGGTTGGAGGAACGAATCGGGCAAGTGTCAGACAAACCGAATGATGAATTGTTCGTTGAGGATAAAACACCcaagaagcaaaaattgacggCGCGTGCTCAACGTAAATTAACTGGCTCGAAACCGCCCAGAAGTTTCCTTGGGCTAGAGAATACATCCCAGGTTCAGGATCCAATAGTGAAAAG AAATCGCGTTCGCACCAAAGAAGAACGCAAACATTTCATTGCTAAAAGTATTGCCGCTGTCAAAGCCTCCAAAGGGATCATTCCAAAGCGAAAAATTCAGGCCGAAACCGATCGATTGAATTCGtacaacaaattgaatgaGCGTGAACAATCGAGGAAAGACAAGAAACAGGCAATTATCGACAAAGACATTTGGACCGTTGGCGATGTGATTGAACAACATACCGAATATCATACCCAATGGATTGATAAAAATGTTGTCGAACATAATTTGGCCAACACGGGCACAGCAATCAAATCGATTCCGAAGTCGGCCTTCCACAAACGTAGTAAATTGAG AAATGTAGCCATACCACATCCGGGTACCAGTTACAATCCATCGAAAAAGGATCACGAAGATTTGCTGCAAAATGTCATAGaattggaaaagaaaatcattcgCAAGGAGGATCATTTGGAACGTGTCACTACTTCTATGTTCGATAAGATGACTGCTGAGCAGAGGGATGCGGCACGTAGAAAGGAAATGAGTGCTGGCGTCAAGGAATTGGAAGATACGGATGATTCAGACGTTGAAAACG ACGATATTTCCGACCCCGACACATACACAGCAATTAACCCTCCAGTCGTAGTGAAACCGAAAGACAAAAAGAAAGTTCGAAAGGCACGTGAACAGAAGTTGATTCAGCAGAAATTACTGAAGgcaaaattggaaaagaagAAAGTTACCGACATTCACAG ATTACGTTACTTGAAGGAAGACATAAAGGATATGGAAGAATCACTGAAAATCGCCCGCAAGAGTAAAATCGTACGAAGAGAGGAACAGAAATTCGAGCCCAGACGTCTGGCTAAAGTTGTGTTCCAAGAGCAGGACATCGATTTCAGTATGCCCGAAGCGATCTGTGGCAATCTGCGAAATGTCAAGGCCGAGGGTAGTCTGTTGAAGGATCGATTCAAGAGCATGCAACAGCGGAATATTCTGGCGCCGTCGGTTGATGTTGGTTTGAGACGTCGCCGAGAGGTGAAACGATTTGTTCGTAAATCGCATAAAGAGGAAGAAGAACAGCCGAATTCGAAAAAGAAGCAGCAAGCGGTTGGCAAAATGCATTTTGTAGGCAAGTAA